A window of Struthio camelus isolate bStrCam1 chromosome 15, bStrCam1.hap1, whole genome shotgun sequence contains these coding sequences:
- the UBN1 gene encoding ubinuclein-1 isoform X4: MTEPHRVQFTTLHGPLSSSFLKKPRKEDAEHPQDSEPAAAAVRITLTLFEPDHKRCPEFFYPDLLKSSRGKVKGSSSGDKRKEPADPFNDEEKERHKVEALARKFEEKYGGKRRRKDRIQDLIDMGYGYDESDSFIDNSEAYDELVPASLTTKYGGFYINSGTLQFRQASDDEDDYVKEKKKKTPKKRKLKDGGEKMKKKKKDDSYDKEKKSKKSKFPKAGFTALNASKEKKKKKYSGALSVKEMLKKFQKEKEAQKKRDEEPKVVTPSPAEPPAPREVETMSDPLLSLFGQASDNDLLQAATAMDSLTDLDLERLLSESPEGSPFHDVEDGSDPLGVGLEQDFKHPPSLPEGVPAPLEKRIKELTQAARAAEGEGKQRFFTQDINNIILDIELQTRELNSQIRSGVYAHLAAFFPCSKDTLVKRARKLYLYEQGGRLKEPLQKLKDAIGRAMPEQMAKYQEECQAHTQAKFAKMLEEEKDKEQRDRVCSDDDEDEEKGGKRVMGPRKKFQWNDEIRELLCHLVKIKLDGYELEKNKAQPLEDYVKTFLDAEVKPLWPKGWMQARAKKKVMAPTKVKVKESSCKPDKKIPVSVPLMHSSSTLALSSEPQGGALGISTQTRELLSLGTAQAASSTGTPATFMDDSLDEDLIHNPTSSLDAVSKELAVLNSRAGGSPDFTLPGPPKAPSEKIPNLASSEEKRTFPKSNPSPTPSPAGSLQSPLNFLAEQALALGQSSQDKKTESSNYKELSCQASPSKILPDAHQSKQKHHSLLRPSHGPQTSAPVPGAQVKVFHSNSQPQKAFTSPAPFVKLQNPKSSSPLPQRSLLQQVKSSTKAQSFHSSASPGSTPTSSSSHKSPGSSLSSLSYTGKHSTGSSSSGQSYKSPFVSGSLSKHGASSSSSSSGASANQGCSSGSLLPGVQTPSSGQAPSRSSPSSSVKKTPVSQKLTLVAPPGGSNGDSSGGTQGVAKLLTSSLKPAVVSSAASSTSVPKGTSGAVLLTSSSSLSVLSPSYKSSNPKLPAALSSTPLGIISPIHSFPLHVISFSSDSSPKAGVSKDAIVTGPAPGTFHHGLGHNASQLHGKGSNAQQRKL; this comes from the exons ATGACGGAACCCCACAGGGTTCAGTTCACCACTCTCCACGGCCCGCTAAGCTCCAGTTTCTTGAAAAAGCCTCGCAAAGAGGATGCAGAGCATCCCCAGGACTCTGAACCCGCTGCAGCAGCAGTTCGAATCACACTAACTCTCTTCGAGCCAGATCACAAGCGTTGTCCAGAATTTTTCTACCCAGACCTTCTAAAGAGTAGTCGAGGGAAAGTAAAAGGTAGTTCTTCAGGAGACAAG AGGAAAGAGCCTGCTGATCCCTTCAatgatgaagaaaaggaaaggcataAAGTGGAGGCTCTTGCTAGgaagtttgaagaaaaatat GGTGGCAAGAGACGTAGAAAGGACCGTATTCAGGACTTGATTGATATGGGGTATGGATACGACGAGTCTGACTCCTTCATTGATAATTCTGAAGCA TATGATGAGCTCGTTCCAGCTTCTCTAACTACGAAGTATGGAGGGTTTTACATCAACTCAGGAACACTGCAGTTTCGGCAAGCATCTGATGATGAAGATGACTatgttaaagagaaaaagaagaaaactcccAAG AAGCGGAAGTTGAAAGATGGAGgtgaaaaaatgaagaagaagaagaaagatgattCTTATGACAAGGAAAAGAAGTCAAAAAAGTCCAAGTTCCCAAAAGCTGG CTTTACAGCATTAAATGCAAgtaaggagaagaagaaaaagaaatactccGGAGCTCTTAGTGTCAAGGAGATGCTAAAGAAGTTtcagaaggagaaggaagctcagaagaaaagagatgaagagCCGAAGGTCGTGACTCCCTCACCAGCAGAACCTCCAGCCCCAAGGGAGGTGGAGACGATGTCTGACCCATTGCTTTCACTCTTTGGCCAGGCCAGTGATAATGACCTGCTTCAGGCAGCTACTGCTATGGACTCATTAACTGATCTAGACTTGGAGAGGCTCCTCAGTGAATCCCCAGAGGGGAGTCCCTTTCATGATGTGGAGGATGGGAGTGATCCTCTTGGAGTGGGCTTAGAACAGGATTTCAAGCACCCACCGTCCCTCCCAGAAGGAGTGCCAGCCCCTTTGGAGAAACGCATCAAAGAACTGACTCAG GCtgccagagctgcagaaggagaagGCAAACAGAGATTCTTCACTCAGGATATCAACAACATCATACTGGA CATAGAGCTGCAGACCCGAGAGCTGAACAGCCAGATCCGGTCAGGGGTGTACGCCCACCTGGCTGCCTTCTTTCCTTGCAGTAAGGACACTCTGGTCAAACGTGCCCGTAAGCTTTATCTCTATGAACAG GGTGGCCGACTGAAGGAGCCTCTACAGAAGCTAAAAGATGCCATTGGTAGGGCCATGCCAGAGCAGATGGCTAAGTACCAGGAGGAATGCCAAGCCCATACTCAGGCGAAATTTGCCAA GAtgctggaggaggaaaaggacaaaGAGCAGCGAGATCGAGTTTGCTCTGATGATGATGAGGATGAAGAAAAGGGAGGCAAGCGCGTCATGGGACCTCGAAAGAAATTTCAGTGGAATGATGAAATCAG ggagctgctttgccacttGGTGAAGATTAAATTGGATGGCTATGAGCTTGAAAAGAATAAGGCTCAGCCTCTGGAAGATTATGTGAAGACCTTCCTAGATGCAGAGGTGAAGCCCCTCTGGCCAAAAGGCTGGATGCAGGCCAG GGCGAAGAAGAAAGTTATGGCCCCCACTAAGGTGAAGGTGAAG GAATCTTCCTGTAAACCAGATAAAAAGATCCCAGTTTCTGTTCCTTTGATGCACTCAAGCAGCACCTTAGCTCTCTCATCAGAGCCCCAGGGAGGAGCTCTGGGCATCAGCACCCAGACCAGAGAACTCTTGTCCCTTGGGACAGCCcaagcagccagcagcactggCACTCCCGCTACCTTCATGGATGACTCTTTGGATGAGGACTTAATTCATAATCCCACCTCTTCACTTGATGCCGTCTCTAAAGAATTGGCTGTGCTgaacagcagagcaggaggaagcCCTGACTTTACTCTTCCTGGACCTCCAAAAGCTCCATCAGAGAAGATCCCAAATCTTGCATCCTCAGAGGAGAAAAGGACATTTCCAAAGTCCAACCCTTCCCCTACACCCTCCCCTGCTGGTTCCCTTCAGTCTCCTCTAAATTTCCTGGCTGAGCAGGCACTGGCATTGGGTCAGTCCTCTCAAGACAAAAAGACAGAGAGCTCAAATTACAAAGAGCTCTCCTGCCAAGCCTCCCCCAGCAAAATCCTTCCTGATGCACATCAGTCTAAGCAGAAACATCACAGCCTACTCCGACCTAGCCACGGGCCTCAGACCTCCGCCCCAGTGCCGGGTGCTCAGGTCAAGGTCTTTCACTCAAACAGCCAGCCACAGAAAGCTTTCACATCCCCGGCTCCGTTTGTCAAACTGCAAAACCCCAAGTCCTCTTCCCCACTGCCCCAGCGCTCCCTCCTCCAGCAGGTCAAGTCATCAACCAAAGCTCAGAGCTTCCATTCCTCTGCTTCACCAGGCAGCACCCCAACTTCCAGCAGCTCCCACAAGAGCCCAGGCTCATCCTTGTCATCTCTCAGCTACACAGGAAAGCACTCAACTGGCTCTAGCTCTTCAGGACAATCTTACAAATCCCCCTTTGTTTCTGGCTCCCTCTCCAAGCACGGGGCCTCTTCCAGCAGCTCCTCATCTGGAGCTTCTGCAAACCAGGGCTGCTCCTCTGGTAGCTTGCTGCCTGGTGTGCAGACGCCTTCCTCGGGACAGGCACCCAGCCGCTCCTCTCCAAGCTCCTCGGTGAAGAAAACACCCGTTTCCCAGAAGCTGACTCTGGTAGCCCCACCTGGTGGTTCAAACGGAGATTCTAGCGGGGGCACTCAAGGGGTGGCCAAATTACTGACCTCCTCCCTAAAGCCAGCTGTCGTTAGCAGCGCTGCATCTTCTACCTCTGTGCCG AAAGGAACTAGTGGAGCTGTGCTGCTAACAAGTTCTTCCTCCTTAAGTGTACTGTCTCCATCCTACAAGTCCAGCAATCCAAAGCTGCCAGCTGCTCTGAGCTCCACCCCTTTAGGTATTATCTCTCCTATTCATTCCTTCCCTCTTCATGTCATCTCCTTCAGTTCAGACTCCTCCCCGAAAGCAGGCGTATCAAAGGATGCAATAGTTACGGGACCTGCCCCAGGAACTTTCCACCATGGCCTTGGCCACA